AATGAATAATGCTGAGCAGAAACAGAGAACCTGGGGCTTTGTTTTTTCACATTCAAAAATTTTTCCTCCAAAAGGCTTGCCTGCTCGATAACCTGTCTGGCATAGGCTAAAAACTCGTCTCCTGCATTTGATACAACAATCCCTTTATTGGTTCGATTAAAGATAGTGAGCTGCATTTCGTTTTCCAGTTCTTTGATAGCATTTGTAAGACTTGGCTGAGATATAAACAATTCTTTTGCAGCTTCACTTATGGTCCCTTTTTCTGCAACTGTTATCACATATTTTAACTGCTGTAAAGTCATGAGAGTATCCCTTCTGGATATAGTTTATATATCTTATAGCTGCTTCTATCACCTTATAAATTACTTTGTATTTGATTTCTAAAAATAAATCAGCAGTCACACTCCAGATATCCTAACTGGATACTATAGTCTGACACAAATACCTTTCTCACTTAAATACCTCTTTAAATCATATATCTCCATCTCTTTATAATGGAATAGGGAGGCCGCAAGAACTGCATCTGCTTTACCTTCCGTCAAGGCATCATAAAAATGCTCCATTTTGCCCGCTCCTCCGGAAGCAATCACCGGAATGGAGACATTATCGGATATGCTTTTTGTTAGTTCAATATCATACCCATCCTTCGTACCGTCACAATCCATACTGGTTAATAGAATTTCCCCTGCTCCTAGCCGGTTTGCTTTTATAGCCCATTCTACCGCATCAATTCCCATATCTACACGACCACCGTTTTTATAGATATTCCACCCAGAACCGTCCTCTCTTCTTTTGGCGTCTATGGCAACCACTACACATTGACTCCCGAACTTATCAGCTGCTTCTGCTATTAAATCAGGATTCAGAATTGCAGCCGTATTTACAGCAATTTTATCCGCACCTTCTCTAAGAATTAATTTAAAATCTTCGATGGTTCGAATACCTCCACCTACAGTAAAAGGGATAAAAACTGTTTCCGCAACCCTTCTGACCATATCAAGCTTTATAGTTCTGGCATCAGAGGATGCCGTAATATCTAAAAATACCAGCTCGTCTGCTCCTGCCTTGTCATAAGCCGCACCTACCTCAACCGGATCTCCTGCATCTCTTAAATTAACAAAATTAATTCCTTTAACAACACGGCCGTTATGCACATCCAGACATGGAATAATTCTTTTCGTAAACATACTTTTTTCCTCCTAAAGCTCTGCAAAATTCTGTAATATTTTTAAGCCTACTTCACCGCTCTTTTCAGGATGAAATTGACACCCAAACACATTGCCTTTCTCAGCAGATGCGTCTATTAGAGTGCTATAATGGGTAGTTGCAGCCACTTCTTCCTTATTACTTGCCTCTAGATAAAAGGAATGTACAAAATAAACATAGGCATTATTATCAATACCTTGAAATAATTTCGCCTTTGGATTAATGGTAAGGGAATTCCAGCCGATATGAGGTATCTTTAATCCTTCACAATCCGGAATACGGACTATTTTGCCCTGTAAAAGACCAAGTCCCTTAACCCCCTTACTCTCTTCACTACTTTCGAACATAAGTTGTAGGCCTAGACATATTCCTAGAAATGGTATTCCTGATTCTGCGGCTTCCTGAATGGTTTCTACTAAGTTATAATGATTTAATTTATCCATTGCAACACCAAAGGCACCAACTCCAGGAAGTATTATCTTATCAGCGTTTAAAAGTTCCTCTCGATTCCTGGTTATTATAGTATCCTGTCCCAAATGGTGTAATGCTTTTTCCACACTCCTTAAATTCCCTGCATCATAATCAATAATTGCAATCATAACTTGTACCAAACCTTTCTTCCTTTATTCTTATACCGTATTAAAGTATATAGGTATAAATCATCCTATAAGATATAATAACTGGTAGATTACTATCATTTTGTCCTTTGTAAAATCAATTCCCAACTTTTTTATTTATATCTATCTATTAACCATGCATTGACTTAAATTTACTTATCATCTGCTGGTTCAAATTATTTGGCGAATACTCTATAACAAATTTTCACTAATAAGTTTCTTATTCTAAATACTATACTACATATTTCTGAAAATGTCAGCAGGAAGTTGCATTTACATTGAAAATTTTGAGTACTTAAAAAGACAGTTGACTACAACTGCCCTTTTACATATGTATTATAGATTATTCTTTCATTTTTTCTAAAGCCGTATTAATTACTTTAAAACTGTATTCTTCAAAATTATCTTTTTGCCTTAAATCAGCAATCTCTTTCTCTGTGAGATGAAAGGAATCCTTTAACTCTTTCGAAATCTGCTCTTTCACATAATTTAAATCAGCATTGATACCTAATTCTGTAGCACGTTCCTTGTATTTATCATAGCGATCCAGTCCTTTTAACAGGGAGTCTAAGGCTTTTGGGTATTCATCCATTTGATAATAATTATAATAAGAATTAAGTTGTTTATAAACATACATCACTGTCATAATCTTATCATAGGTTTCCTGATCCGCTTTACGGATATCAAGCCCATAAATTTGATTATACGCCTCAGCATACCTCTTTCTGCTAAAATTAAAGTTTGCATTCTTAATTCCTAAGGAATAAGAGTATGCATTCGTACCTAATATTACTGTACCACCAACTAGTATAAAAAAAGTCATAACAAATATCACAGCTAATTTATTTAATTTAACAGGGGGATTTTCTGCTGCATATTGTCTGTCAAGTTCAGCTGTCTTTTCTTTCTTCAGATTCTGCTTTTCTTTTCTAATCTCCGCTTTATTTTTCCTTATCTGTTGCTTTGCTGCTTTCTTCTGATCCGCTTTTTCTTTATTAGCTGCTTTCATTTCTGCTTTTTTCTTTAATGCGGCTTCTTTTTTTATTCTTGCAGCTTTATCTTCTTCATCCTCTTCTTCTTGTCTCGTTTGTTTTTTCGATACTGCTTTCACAGATTTTTTTACTGCTTTCTTACTTTCCTTAACAGCGGTTTTTTTCTTGATCTTGTCTGTAGTCGTATCTTCTGATTTCTGCCCATCTTTTTTACTAAATAGCTTTTGAAAAAAACCTTTTCTTTCTTTTTCTGCATTTTTGCTTTTGGGTAAGTTCTCCTGTTCCAATTCCCTAAATATATCTCTTGAACCACCTTTTAGCTCATTAGTCTCTGACTTGTCCTCCAAGGTATCTACTGCACTTAACACGTCAGAAAATAAATCTCCCATATCGGCTACTTCACTTGACGTACTTTTTCTTGCTGCCTTATCAATAGTAGAATTAGATATAAAGTCTTCTGAACCATTCGCAAGCATATCATTAATAGCCATGACATCGTCATGAACCTCATCACTGTCCGTCTCAACCCTAGCGGCCCTCGCCTTAGGTGTATCCTCTGGTCTATATAAGATGCTTTCATCTTCCTCTGTACTGCTGCTTTCATCTTGTGCAGATATCATGTCTAACAAAGCCAATAAATCTTCGTCTGTGTCATCCATATCTGATTCCTGGTCAAACTGGGTAAAATAATCATCCTCCTCTTCTACCGTACTTGAACCGGAAGTCTCTTCTGATGACATATTTTTTAACATGGCTAATACATCTTCTGAACTATCAAAAATATCATTATCACCCATTTGTGCTTTATCTTTTTCTTCTCTCAATTTTTACATCCTGCTTCCTAATATTTTCTTCCGCATTCCCATTCATGTCATTAGTTTATTCGTATTATACAAAATATTATCAGATTTAGAATCATTAAAATCAAAATTAGTATTATGATAAACTTATTCTTTTGAACTTAGTATCTCTTGAGAAACGGAGATTGTTTTCATAGTTTGTTTATCGTCGACTCCTTATGTCTCTTTATGGTTATGTAGCGTTGCATTTTCTATAATTATCATCAAGAATATATTATATTCCACTCCTCAAAATTACCATAAATTTCGACATTTGTCTCTGGGCATATAAGACTATGATAAAATACATTGGTCAATAATACTGACCAAATTTCCAATCTCAGGCTTCGTAATTTGTGCATCTGCACCAATGGATTCACCTTTACGCATCATCTCATCATTAATTAGAGATGAAAAAATAATAACTGGTAAATGTTTTAACTCAGAATCCGTCTTAATAAGTTTTGTTAAATGATGTCCGTCCATTTGTGGCATCTCTATATCTGTTATAACGCAACTCACTCTTTTATCTATTTCATTATTAGACTTGTATCCTCTCAATAGTTCCCAAGCTTCCTGTCCATTGCTACAAGCTCTAATATTGTTATATCCGGCTTTATGTAAACATTCCAATATCATACTACTTAACATTGGTGAATCTTCAGCAATTAATATTGGCTTATCATTACGCTTTCTATCATGTAGATGGTTCATGTCTGATACACGCAATCCTGTCTCTGGACTAATATCAGCTATTATTTTTTCAAAATCTAAAACAATGATAAGTTTTCCATCTAATTTTACAATCCCTGTCGCTATATTATTAATAGTTTCATCCGGCTTATTGATGTCTTCCCAGGAAAAACGATGAATTCCTACTACTCCATGCACATGAAAAGCAACATTCAATTTATTAAAATTCGTAATAATATTCATATCCGTTGTTACCACTTCACTATCCGGAACATTCAAACATTTTGCAAGATTTACAACTGTTATGATAATATCTCTAGGCATGAAGATTCCCTCAATACCAGAATGGGCATTTGGTATTGGGGTTGGTTTCTGATAGGGTAATATTTCCCGAACTTTAGCTACATTGATACCATAGTGATTATTTCCAATTTTAAACTCTAATATTTCTAATTCATTCGTACCGCTTTCCAATAAAACACCTGTATCATTCATAATCTTATCCTCCGTTTAGCTTTGTGTTGTCCTCATTTATGTATGATAATACTTTTTTTAATTCTACTTATTACATATTATATTATAAATTTGCAAAAAATTCAAACTTATTATATTTTTCGACATAAAAAAGACCCAAATAAATCAATTTTGACTATCTGGGTCTTTTCATTATATATAACATATAGAATTCCTCATCCTATGACTTAACTATCACATTAAACACCATTGCTATTTATGAACATTACCTAATAAAGCTTTCTATAAGTCACCTTATATTCAACCTTATCTTTAGGTCAAGCCCTCGACCTATTAGTATTAGTCAGCTACATGTGTTACCACACTTCCACCTCTAACCTATCCACCTTGTCGTCTTCAAGGGGTCTTACTGCTTTCGCATGGGATATCTTATCTTAAGGGGGGCTTCACGCTTAGATGCCTTCAGCGTTTATCCCTTCCAAACTTGGCTACTCGGCCGTGCACTTGGTAGTACAACCGATACACCAGCGGTTCGTCCAACCCGGTCCTCTCGTACTAAGGTCAGCTCCTTTCAAATATCCTACGCCCGCGCCGGATAGGGACCGAACTGTCTCACGACGTTCTGAACCCAGCTCGCGTACCGCTTTAATGGGCGAACAGCCCAACCCTTGGGACCTACTACAGCCCCAGGATGCGATGAGCCGACATCGAGGTGCCAAACCACTCCGTCGATGTGAACTCTTGGGAGTGATAAGCCTGTTATCCCCAGGGTAGCTTTTATCCGTTGAGCGATGGCAATCCCACTTTATACCACCGGATCACTAAGTCCTACTTTCGTACCTGCTCCACCCGTCGGTGTCGCAGTCAAGCCTTCTTATGCCTTTGCACTCTGCGAATGGTTTCCAACCATTCTGAGAAGACCTTTGAGCGCCTCCGATACCCTTTCGGAGGCGACCGCCCCAGTCAAACTCCCCACCTGACATTGTCCACTGCCCAGATCATGGGCACATGTTAGAAATCCAATACTGCAAGGGTGGTATCCCAACAACGGCTCCATGGCAACTAGCGTCACCACTTCACAGCCTCCCACCTATCCTGTACATGCAATACCGAATCCCAGTATCAAGCTAGAGTAAAGCTCCATGGGGTCTTTCCGTCCTGGCGCAGGTAACCAGCATCTTCACTGGTATTTCAATTTCACCGGGTGCATTGTCGAGACAGTGCCCAAATCATTACGCCTTTCGTGCGGGTCGGAACTTACCCGACAAGGAATTTCGCTACCTTAGGACCGTTATAGTTACGGCCGCCGTTTACTGGGGCTTAAGTTCAACGCTTCGGATTGCTCCTAACATCTCCCCTTAACCTTCCAGCACCGGGCAGGCGTCAGCCCATATACTTCACCTTTCGGTTTTGCATAGACCTGTGTTTTTGCTAAACAGTTGCTTGGGCCAATTCTCTGCGGCCTGTATTTCTACAGGCACCCCTTCTCCCGAAGTTACGGGGTTATTTTGCCGAGTTCCTTAACAATGCTTCTCCCGTCGGCCTTAGGATTCTCTCCTCATCCACCTGTGTCGGTTTACGGTACGGGCTTATGAAAAACAATAGCGGCTTTTCTTGGCAGCTAGCTCACCAGCTTCCCTACTCTTGAGTTCGGTCCGCATCACGTCTTCGTATTGTATGGCGGATTTGCCTACCACACTACTACCCCGCTTGCACCGGTTTTTCCATTCCCGGCTCTGGCTTTCTCTCTGCGTCCCCACAGTTCTGTTTTCATAAGGTACAGGAATTTCAACCTGTTGTCCATCGACTACGTCTTTCGACCTCGCCTTAGGTCCCGACTTACCCAGAGCAGATCAGCTTTACTCTGGAAACCTTGGATATTCGGCCTAGAAGATTCTCACTTCTATCTCGCTACTCATTCCGGCATTCTCTCTTCTTAAATCTCCACGACTCCTTACGGTACCGCTTCTTCGTTTTAAGAATGCTCCTCTACCAATCATGTAAACATGATTCCACAGCTTCGGTGTCGTGTTTTAGCCCCGGACATTTTCGGCGCAGGACCTCTCGACTAGTGAGCTATTACGCACTCTTTTAATGTATGGCTGCTTCTAAGCCAACATCCTAGTTGTTTTCGAAATCCCACATCCTTTTCCACTTAACACGCACTTTGGGACCTTAGCTGGTGGTCTGGGCTTTTTCCCTTTTGACTACCCAACTTATCTCGTGTAGTCTGACTCCTGGTCATCATCTATATGGCATTCGGAGTTTGATAATCTTCGGTAAGCTTTGACGCCCCCTAGGATATTCAGTGCTCTACCTCCATTAGACTTCGTTATAAATAACGTTTACCAAGGCTAGCCCTAAAGCTATTTCGAGGAGAACCAGCTATCTCCGGGTTCGATTGGAATTTCTCCCCTACCCACACCTCATCACCACCCTTTTCAACGGATGTGTGTTCGGTCCTCCACCACCTTTTACGGCAGCTTCAACCTGGACATGGGTAGATCACCCGGTTTCGGGTCTACTTTCACTGACTATTTCGCCCTATTCAGACTTGGTTTCCCTTCGGCTTCAGACCTTAAGTCCTTAACCTTGCCAGTAAATGTAACTCGCCGGACCGTTCTACAAAAAGTACGCGGTTCCTCTGTAAATAGAGGTTCCACAGCTTGTAAACACAGGGTTTCAGGTTCTCTTTCACTCCCCTCCCGGGGTTCTTTTCACCTTTCCTTCACAGTACTATGCACTATCGGTCACTAAGTAGTATTTAGCCTTGGGGGGTGGTCCCCCCGACTTCCCACAAGGTTTCTCGTGTCTCGTGGTACTTTGGATACCGCTCGCTGTCTTCTGGTTTCGCATACGAGGCTTTCACTCTCTATAGCCGGCTTTCCCAAAACCGTTCTGCTACCATACGACTCACTTGTTGCGGTCCATAACCCCGAAGGATAAATCCTTCGGTTTAGGCTCTTTCCCTTTCGCTCGCCACTACTCAGGAAATCGAGTTTTCTTTCTTTTCCTCCGGGTACTTAGATGTTTCAGTTCCCCGGGTTCCCCCTGCATGGCTATGTATTCACCATACAGTAACGGAGGTTTACTCCGCCAGGTTTCCCCATTCAGAAATCTGCGGGTCAAAGGATATTTGCTCCTCACCGCAGCTTATCGCAGCTTATCACGTCTTTCATCGGCTCTTAGTGCCAAGGCATCCACCCTGCGCTCTTATTAGCTTGACCTTATGAAACAATATACTTGTTTCTCTATACTTGCCTAGCGTAGCAAGTATTGGTCTGTTCATAAATCAATTCATTTAACAAAATAAATATTTATTTTCTTAAATAGCATTTTGGATGTCTGACATAATCTTTCTATATTTCTATAGTGATTATATCTTCTCATATTTTTCTTTTCAGAAAAATCATTCAATGTGTAGTTGTCAAGGTTCATACGTTTTGTCAACACAAAACGTTCCTACATTCTATATCTGAATGTATCATCTTAATTTTAATAAGATGAATGGAGATAACGAGACTCGAACTCGTGACCCCCTGCTTGCAAGGCAGGTGCTCTCCCAACTGAGCTATACCCCCAGATATACACATAAAAAATATGACTTTAATTATACATTTCATAATTTAGGTCATAAAATGGGCTTAAATGGACTCGAACCATCGACCTCACGCTTATCAGGCGTGCGCTCTAACCAGCTGAGCTATAAGCCCATTGTGAATCACTTCACTTATATCATTATGATATTTTATAAATCCGGCAGCCACCTGCTCTCCCATACCGTTTCCAGTATAGTACCATCGGCCGCTTATGTCTTAACCATCGTGTTCGGGATGGGAACGGGTGTGTCCCATAAACGCATCGCCACCGGAAATTTTTTGTTTTGATAACTCAACAGTGAAACAACCTTTACTTAAGCCATTATGGCTTTTCTCTTAGAAAGGAGGTGATCCAGCCGCACCTTCCGATACGGCTACCTTGTTACGACTTCACCCCAGTCACCTACTCCACCTTCGGCAGCTCCCTCCTTACGGTTGGGTCACTGACTTCGGGCATATTAGGCTCCCATGGTGTGACGGGCGGTGTGTACAAGACCCGGGAACGTATTCACCACGACATTCTGATTCGCGATTACTAGCGATTCCAGCTTCATGTAGTCGAGTTGCAGACTACAATCCGAACTGAGATGACCTTTTTGGGATTTGCTCCACTTCACAGCTTTGCTTCCCTTTGTAGTCACCATTGTAGCACGTGTGTAGCCCAGATCATAAGGGGCATGATGATTTGACGTCATCCCCGCCTTCCTCCAGGTTATCCCTGGCAGTCTCTCTAGAGTGCCCGGCCGAACCGCTGGCTACTAAAGATAGGGGTTGCGCTCGTTGCGGGACTTAACCCAACATCTCACGACACGAGCTGACGACAACCATGCACCACCTGTCTCCTCTGTCCCGAAGGAAGACCGACGTTACTCGGCTGTCAGAGGGATGTCAAGACCTGGTAAGGTTCTTCGCGTTGCTTCGAATTAAACCACATGCTCCACCGCTTGTGCGGGTCCCCGTCAATTCCTTTGAGTTTCATTCTTGCGAACGTACTCCCCAGGTGGAATACTTAATGCGTTTGCGACGGCACCGAAGGTCTTTTGACCCCCGACACCTAGTATTCATCGTTTACGGCGTGGACTACCA
The nucleotide sequence above comes from Anaerocolumna cellulosilytica. Encoded proteins:
- the hisF gene encoding imidazole glycerol phosphate synthase subunit HisF; amino-acid sequence: MFTKRIIPCLDVHNGRVVKGINFVNLRDAGDPVEVGAAYDKAGADELVFLDITASSDARTIKLDMVRRVAETVFIPFTVGGGIRTIEDFKLILREGADKIAVNTAAILNPDLIAEAADKFGSQCVVVAIDAKRREDGSGWNIYKNGGRVDMGIDAVEWAIKANRLGAGEILLTSMDCDGTKDGYDIELTKSISDNVSIPVIASGGAGKMEHFYDALTEGKADAVLAASLFHYKEMEIYDLKRYLSEKGICVRL
- the hisH gene encoding imidazole glycerol phosphate synthase subunit HisH → MIAIIDYDAGNLRSVEKALHHLGQDTIITRNREELLNADKIILPGVGAFGVAMDKLNHYNLVETIQEAAESGIPFLGICLGLQLMFESSEESKGVKGLGLLQGKIVRIPDCEGLKIPHIGWNSLTINPKAKLFQGIDNNAYVYFVHSFYLEASNKEEVAATTHYSTLIDASAEKGNVFGCQFHPEKSGEVGLKILQNFAEL
- a CDS encoding chemotaxis protein; amino-acid sequence: MNDTGVLLESGTNELEILEFKIGNNHYGINVAKVREILPYQKPTPIPNAHSGIEGIFMPRDIIITVVNLAKCLNVPDSEVVTTDMNIITNFNKLNVAFHVHGVVGIHRFSWEDINKPDETINNIATGIVKLDGKLIIVLDFEKIIADISPETGLRVSDMNHLHDRKRNDKPILIAEDSPMLSSMILECLHKAGYNNIRACSNGQEAWELLRGYKSNNEIDKRVSCVITDIEMPQMDGHHLTKLIKTDSELKHLPVIIFSSLINDEMMRKGESIGADAQITKPEIGNLVSIIDQCILS